One Pseudoliparis swirei isolate HS2019 ecotype Mariana Trench chromosome 4, NWPU_hadal_v1, whole genome shotgun sequence genomic window carries:
- the itgb6 gene encoding LOW QUALITY PROTEIN: integrin beta-6 (The sequence of the model RefSeq protein was modified relative to this genomic sequence to represent the inferred CDS: inserted 1 base in 1 codon), which produces MGLLLLSLILRYWINTVEGSCSAGSAVTCDDCLQLSSHCAWCTQENFTDWFSVNERCDTLDILLEMGCARDQLEFPVSKGQILQDRPLGKKTGNVNSTQISPQKMALALRPGSPVTFQVKIQHTEDYPVDIYYLMDLSASMIDDLAMIKDLGSSLSQEMAKLTSKFRMGFGSFVEKPVLPFIRITEEELANPCSSVASTCLPTFGYKHVLSLTSSTDKFNEIIAKQRVSANIDLPECGFDAVMQAAVCGDKIGWRKDSMRLLVFVSDADSHFGMDSKMAGIVIPNDGQCHLDGNNEYSMSTVQEYPTLGQLIDKVVENNILLIFAVTEGQKHNYKNYAHFIPGATVGILAADSRNILELIVTAYKELRSEIELEVLGDTEELQMSFTTICPNGVVLPDQKRCSNIKPGETVVFNVSVELPGCVSGPRHFSLKPVGLQDSLEVELESLCSCDCRQAPEANSSQCVEGQGAFQCGVCVCQPGFLGAECECNEESALLSNCLANNESEICSGQGQCYCGQCACHPSSFGRIYGPYCECDDYSCVRSHGKLCGGHGACDCGECHCESGWTGEYCNCSTSAEACVSEDGALCSGRGRCECGHCVCSVPGASGDRCEKCPTCGDACSSARTCVACHLQDKEDAELCDQMCSVXKISINTTADYDKSPSMQCKLMMENECWISFGVVGGETGTIAYDLRMYGCPEPPNIPMIILGVSLSIVCIGLILLAVWKMLVSVHDRKEVAKFEAERSKAKWQMGTNPLFKSSTSTFKNVTYKNTEREKIITLDHF; this is translated from the exons ATGGGGCTTCTACTGCTGAGCCTGATTCTTCGGTACTGGATCAACACCGTGGAGG GCTCGTGCTCCGCTGGCAGCGCTGTGACCTGCGATGATTGCCTGCAGCTCAGTTCTCACTGTGCCTGGTGCACACAGGAG AATTTCACAGACTGGTTTTCGGTCAACGAAAGATGTGACACACTGGATATCTTACTCGAAATGGGATGTGCTCGGGACCAGCTGGAGTTCCCTGTTTCCAAAGGCCAAATCCTGCAGGATCGACCACTCGGGAAGAAGACAGGCAACGTCAACAGCACACAGATCTCCCCACAGAAAATGGCCCTCGCGCTGCGACCGG GCAGTCCGGTGACTTTCCAGGTCAAAATTCAACACACGGAGGACTATCCCGTGGACATCTACTACCTGATGGACCTGTCGGCATCCATGATCGATGATCTGGCGATGATCAAAGACTTGGGGTCCTCTTTATCTCAAGAGATGGCCAAGCTCACCAGTAAATTTCGAATGGGCTTTGGCTCCTTTGTGGAGAAGCCAGTCCTGCCTTTCATCAGAATCACAGAGGAAGAGCTGGCCAACCCCTGCAG CAGCGTAGCCTCAACCTGCCTGCCCACGTTTGGCTACAAACACGTCTTGTCTCTGACGAGCAGCACCGACAAGTTCAACGAGATAATCGCGAAGCAGCGGGTCTCTGCAAATATTGACCTGCCAGAGTGCGGCTTTGACGCCGTCATGCAGGCAGCTGTTTGTGGG GACAAGATCGGCTGGAGGAAGGATTCCATGCGTTTGCTGGTGTTTGTGAGTGATGCTGACTCGCACTTTGGGATGGACAGTAAGATGGCCGGCATTGTGATTCCTAACGATGGACAGTGTCACCTGGACGGCAACAACGAATACTCCATGTCCACCGTGCAG GAGTATCCAACTCTTGGTCAGCTGATTGATAAGGTGGTGGAGAACAACATCTTGCTGATATTTGCTGTGACCGAAGGACAAAAACACAACTATAAG AACTATGCACATTTCATACCCGGTGCCACCGTTGGAATCCTGGCGGCAGATTCGCGGAACATCCTGGAACTGATTGTAACGGCATACAAA GAGCTGCGTTCAGAGATCGAACTTGAGGTCcttggagacacagaggagcttCAGATGTCTTTTACAACCATTTGCCCAAATGGGGTTGTCCTCCCTGATCAAAAACGCTGCTCCAACATCAAACCTGGAGAGACG GTCGTGTTCAACGTGTCCGTGGAGCTCCCAGGGTGCGTGTCGGGACCTCGGCACTTCTCCCTGAAACCGGTGGGTTTACAGGACAGTCTGGAGGTGGAACTGGAGTCTCTTTGCTCGTGTGACTGCCGGCAGGCTCCCGAAGCAAACAGCAGCCAGTGCGTCGAGGGCCAAGGGGCTTTCCAgtgcggcgtgtgtgtgtgccagccgGGCTTCCTGGGAGCGGAGTGCGAGTGCAATGAGGAAAGCGCTTTGTTGAGCAACTGCCTCGCCAACAATGAGTCGGAGATATGCAGCGGCCAGGGTCAGTGCTACTGCGGACAGTGTGCGTGTCACCCATCCAGCTTCGGACGCATCTACGGACCTTACTGCGAGTGTGACGATTACTCCTGTGTTCGCTCCCACGGGAAGCTCTGCGGAG GCCATGGGGCGTGTGACTGTGGGGAGTGTCACTGCGAAAGCGGCTGGACGGGAGAGTATTGTAACTGCAGCACCAGCGCCGAGGCCTGCGTGTCGGAGGATGGCGCTCTCTGCAGCGGGCGGGGGAGATGCGAGTGCGGCCACTGCGTCTGCTCCGTACCTGGAGCGTCTGGGGACAGGTGTGAGAAGTGCCCGACGTGCGGAGACGCCTGCAGCTCTGCAAG GACCTGTGTAGCATGCCATCTGCAGGATAAGGAGGATGCCGAGTTGTGTGATCAAATGTGCAGCG TCAAAATTTCCATCAACACAACAGCAG ATTATGACAAGAGCCCTTCTATGCAATGCAAGTTAATGATGGAGAATGAGTGCTGGATCTCGTTCGGTGTGGTaggaggtgagacggggaccATTGCATACGATCTCCGGATGTACG GTTGCCCCGAGCCTCCCAACATCCCCATGATTATCCTGGGCGTCTCCCTTTCCATCGTGTGCATCGGCCTGATCCTGCTGGCTGTGTGGAAGATGTTGGTGTCGGTCCACGACCGCAAAGAAGTGGCCAAGTTTGAGGCTGAGAGGTCAAAGGCAAAATGGCAGATG GGGACCAACCCTCTGTTCAAAAGCTCGACGtcgacatttaaaaatgtaacttataagaacactgagagagaaAAGATCATTACACTGGATCACTTCTGA